In a single window of the Methylococcus sp. Mc7 genome:
- a CDS encoding cytochrome c: MRASEPNGGSAIFRRSTPAGVFRTTIRAAFAAMALPVLAVELPPPDRLESEAGVPAQTVEVVEPHTSSPGHELRVSYRGFGMAGLLSRLFGERWKAPGTEVVFFARDGYRSSTDSGRFLAASAWLAFGRADGKPFTVDNPSQHESDVALGPYYLIWDNLHDPVARAQGTYGWPYQVVRIDLATPADYAAARPQDADPAATEGFEHAKNYCLTCHRVAGIGGEKFPADLREISRPLGDEALKSWIIEPQKMRPGTAMPPLDALLPETERNRIADAIIRYLRAPAMDITRP, from the coding sequence ATGAGGGCATCCGAGCCCAACGGCGGGAGCGCCATTTTCCGGCGGTCCACGCCGGCGGGTGTTTTCCGTACCACGATCCGGGCGGCGTTCGCGGCCATGGCGCTACCCGTCCTTGCCGTCGAACTCCCGCCGCCGGACAGGCTGGAATCCGAGGCCGGCGTTCCGGCACAGACCGTGGAGGTGGTCGAGCCGCACACTTCCAGCCCCGGACACGAACTCCGGGTCAGCTACCGGGGATTCGGAATGGCCGGATTATTGAGCCGGCTGTTCGGGGAGCGCTGGAAAGCTCCAGGCACCGAAGTCGTGTTTTTCGCCCGCGACGGCTACCGCTCCAGCACCGACTCAGGGCGTTTTCTCGCCGCCTCCGCCTGGCTCGCATTCGGCCGCGCCGACGGCAAGCCCTTTACGGTCGACAATCCGAGCCAGCACGAAAGCGACGTGGCGCTGGGACCGTATTACCTCATCTGGGACAACCTGCACGACCCCGTCGCTCGTGCCCAAGGCACGTACGGCTGGCCCTACCAGGTCGTCAGGATCGACCTGGCCACGCCGGCGGACTATGCCGCGGCGCGTCCGCAGGACGCCGACCCCGCGGCCACCGAAGGTTTCGAGCACGCCAAAAATTACTGCCTCACCTGCCACCGGGTGGCTGGCATCGGCGGCGAGAAATTTCCCGCCGACCTGCGCGAAATCTCACGCCCGCTCGGCGACGAGGCGCTGAAAAGCTGGATCATCGAACCCCAGAAAATGCGCCCCGGCACTGCGATGCCGCCACTGGACGCGCTGTTGCCCGAAACCGAGCGCAACCGTATCGCCGACGCGATCATCCGCTATCTGCGAGCTCCGGCGATGGATATCACGAGGCCATGA
- a CDS encoding endonuclease domain-containing protein, with protein sequence MWELLRNRQFIGLKFRRQHQIGEYVADFYCDEHKLVIELDGDVHSTSAQATKDKTRDAYMTSLGLTVVRIRNAEFLADPKAVLERIAVVRPSPSGRGG encoded by the coding sequence ATGTGGGAGCTGCTTCGTAACCGCCAGTTCATAGGACTGAAGTTTCGTCGCCAACATCAGATTGGGGAGTATGTGGCGGATTTTTATTGCGACGAACACAAGCTGGTCATTGAACTCGATGGAGATGTTCATTCCACCTCGGCACAAGCAACAAAGGACAAGACCCGCGATGCCTACATGACATCCCTGGGACTGACCGTTGTTCGTATCCGCAATGCTGAATTCCTCGCCGATCCCAAAGCAGTCCTCGAACGCATCGCGGTAGTTCGCCCCTCTCCCTCTGGGAGAGGGGGGTGA
- a CDS encoding YhcG family protein — protein sequence MTDLTTPVGYADFVNEIKQQIRQRQYQALRAANKELLALYWWMGETISRRQTEQGWGKAVVESLAHDLQAAFPGRNGFSARNLWNMLDFYRAYADKPKLQPLVAEISWAKNLLIMARCKDDLEREFYLRATARFGWTKNVLQHQIDNQSYRQYLAGQTNFDAAVPESIRAQALLAVKDHYTFDFLGLADEHSERELEQALIRHLRAFLTEMGESFTFVANQYRLEVDGKDYFIDLLLFHRRLRCLVAIELKIGSFKPEHKGQIEFYLDQLDQHHRFEGENPPIGIVICRDKTRTVVEYALRNMNRPLGIATYTVTPQLPADYRHDLPSPEQIAARLQAWAVGQGEDE from the coding sequence ATGACTGATCTGACGACACCTGTCGGCTACGCCGACTTCGTGAATGAAATCAAACAGCAAATCCGTCAGCGCCAGTATCAGGCGCTACGCGCGGCCAACAAGGAACTGCTCGCCCTGTACTGGTGGATGGGTGAAACCATCAGTCGCCGTCAGACCGAACAGGGCTGGGGCAAGGCGGTTGTCGAAAGCCTGGCCCACGACCTGCAAGCCGCATTTCCCGGACGCAATGGATTCTCGGCACGCAACCTGTGGAACATGCTGGACTTCTACCGTGCCTATGCGGACAAGCCAAAACTGCAACCATTGGTTGCAGAAATCAGTTGGGCCAAGAACCTGCTGATCATGGCCCGTTGCAAGGATGATCTGGAACGAGAGTTCTATCTGCGTGCCACCGCCCGCTTCGGCTGGACCAAGAACGTCCTGCAACACCAGATCGACAACCAGAGCTATCGCCAGTATCTGGCCGGGCAGACCAACTTCGACGCCGCCGTACCCGAAAGCATCCGTGCGCAAGCCCTGCTGGCGGTGAAAGATCACTATACCTTCGACTTTCTGGGCCTTGCCGACGAACATTCCGAGCGCGAGCTGGAGCAAGCGCTGATCCGACATCTGCGCGCCTTCCTCACCGAAATGGGAGAGAGCTTCACCTTCGTCGCCAACCAGTACCGGCTGGAGGTCGACGGCAAGGACTACTTCATCGACCTGCTTTTATTCCACCGCCGCCTGCGCTGCCTGGTCGCCATCGAACTGAAGATCGGCTCGTTCAAGCCCGAGCACAAGGGCCAGATCGAGTTCTACCTCGACCAGCTCGACCAGCATCACCGCTTCGAGGGCGAAAACCCACCCATCGGCATCGTCATCTGCCGCGACAAGACCCGCACCGTGGTCGAATACGCCCTGCGCAACATGAACCGCCCGCTTGGCATCGCCACCTACACCGTCACGCCCCAGCTCCCGGCCGACTACCGGCACGACCTGCCCAGCCCTGAGCAGATCGCGGCACGCCTGCAAGCCTGGGCGGTCGGGCAAGGAGAGGACGAATGA
- a CDS encoding universal stress protein, protein MKLLVAIDFSEITDKVLGQAKLLAKALSAEIWLLHVAEPEPDFVGYDADPLIMRDLAAETYKIWHQRVQDAAKALRAEGFSCTGLMIQGPTVDTILKEAERLQADMIVLGSHGKGLLARLIVGSSCEGVLRGTSVPVLVVPA, encoded by the coding sequence ATGAAGCTGCTGGTTGCGATCGATTTCTCCGAAATCACCGACAAGGTATTGGGCCAGGCCAAGCTCCTGGCCAAAGCGTTATCCGCCGAAATATGGCTGCTGCACGTTGCCGAACCGGAGCCGGATTTCGTCGGCTACGACGCCGATCCTCTGATCATGCGCGACCTGGCCGCCGAAACCTACAAGATTTGGCACCAGCGGGTTCAAGATGCTGCCAAAGCCTTGCGTGCGGAGGGATTCAGTTGCACCGGGCTGATGATCCAGGGACCGACCGTGGACACGATTCTCAAGGAAGCCGAACGGTTGCAGGCGGACATGATCGTGCTCGGTTCCCATGGGAAGGGACTGCTGGCCCGGCTCATCGTCGGAAGCAGTTGCGAGGGCGTCCTGCGCGGGACTTCCGTGCCCGTCCTCGTGGTGCCGGCATGA
- a CDS encoding N-6 DNA methylase, with protein sequence MPGFCKSATLEEIRKHGHVLTPGRYVGAEAAEDDGEAFADKMRRLSTQWREQQREAARLDSVIAANLKALGYD encoded by the coding sequence ATACCCGGCTTCTGCAAATCCGCCACATTGGAAGAAATCCGCAAGCACGGCCATGTGCTCACCCCCGGCCGCTATGTCGGCGCCGAGGCTGCCGAGGACGACGGCGAGGCCTTTGCCGACAAGATGCGGCGGCTCAGCACCCAGTGGCGCGAGCAGCAGCGCGAAGCGGCGCGGCTGGATTCGGTGATCGCGGCCAACCTGAAGGCGCTCGGCTATGACTGA
- a CDS encoding ATP-dependent endonuclease, whose protein sequence is MKLARISIHNFRGIIDASMAFHPYALGAGANNSGKSTIIDCIRAFYEKDGFKFKKEADFPLKGAVDQESWAELTFSLTDEEHDSLKDEYKTAEKVLKVRKYFQTGEKLHDGKGAAGSILGYKTDGTLSNEPFYGAKNVQSGKFGDLIYIPAISKVDEHTKLSGPSALRDLITNIMSDVVEGSDAYRALTDSVTTFADSVRAIETEDKRSLSNFENDLNALLAPWQTNFNLKFTAPSTAEIIKSMLGWDIRDNHHEKPQGVEYFGSGFQRHFIYSLIQLGAKYVPQKVSKKAKDFAPSLNLVLFEEPEAFLHPPQQEDLARNLITVSEAVDWQIVCSTHSAHFVSRNAVRIPAIIRARRADGVVSTFQIDEAQWNNIVDANHAIQQVAAKYPRVQQTMQADDLKPEMESVKYFLWLNPDRAGMLFAQHVLLVEGPSETALINRLLDDGRIALPQGTYVLDCLGKYNIHRFMNLLSSLGVVHAVLHDDDNSANEHQELNQLVADSKNADFTHSVITIPKDLEDYLGVAPPGSSHRKPQHLLYCYATNQIDNAKLGGFCELVQSCFAMKEDKP, encoded by the coding sequence ATGAAGTTGGCGCGCATCTCCATACACAACTTCCGAGGCATCATCGACGCCTCGATGGCATTCCATCCCTATGCGCTGGGAGCAGGCGCGAACAATTCAGGCAAGAGCACCATCATCGACTGCATCCGGGCCTTCTATGAGAAGGACGGTTTCAAGTTCAAAAAGGAGGCCGATTTCCCACTCAAAGGGGCGGTTGACCAGGAGTCATGGGCAGAGCTGACGTTTTCGCTCACCGACGAAGAGCATGACTCCCTGAAGGATGAATACAAGACCGCTGAAAAGGTGCTAAAGGTCAGGAAGTACTTTCAGACTGGCGAAAAGCTCCACGACGGAAAGGGTGCCGCCGGGTCAATTCTTGGCTACAAGACTGATGGCACCCTGTCGAACGAACCTTTCTACGGCGCGAAGAATGTCCAGAGCGGCAAGTTCGGCGATCTGATCTATATCCCGGCCATCAGCAAGGTTGATGAACACACGAAGCTCAGCGGCCCGTCGGCCCTGCGCGATCTGATCACCAATATTATGTCGGATGTGGTGGAAGGGAGCGACGCCTACAGGGCGTTGACCGATAGCGTAACCACTTTTGCCGACAGCGTTCGTGCCATCGAGACCGAGGATAAACGCTCGCTGTCGAATTTCGAGAATGACCTAAACGCACTGCTTGCCCCGTGGCAGACGAACTTCAATCTCAAGTTCACGGCGCCATCCACGGCGGAAATCATCAAGTCCATGCTCGGGTGGGACATCCGGGACAATCATCACGAGAAGCCGCAAGGTGTCGAGTACTTCGGCTCCGGCTTCCAGCGACACTTCATCTATTCGCTGATTCAACTTGGCGCGAAGTACGTGCCACAGAAGGTTTCGAAGAAGGCAAAAGACTTCGCGCCCTCATTGAACCTGGTGCTTTTCGAAGAGCCAGAGGCTTTCCTGCACCCGCCGCAACAGGAGGATTTGGCCCGTAACCTGATCACGGTCAGCGAGGCTGTCGACTGGCAAATTGTCTGCTCCACCCACTCCGCGCACTTCGTGAGCAGGAATGCCGTGCGAATTCCAGCCATCATTCGGGCGCGACGGGCAGACGGGGTCGTATCCACCTTCCAGATCGACGAGGCGCAATGGAACAACATCGTTGATGCCAACCACGCCATTCAGCAGGTTGCAGCCAAGTACCCAAGGGTACAGCAAACCATGCAGGCTGATGACCTCAAGCCTGAAATGGAGTCGGTGAAGTACTTCTTGTGGCTCAATCCAGATCGCGCCGGAATGCTGTTTGCACAACATGTACTGCTCGTCGAAGGACCCAGCGAGACTGCATTGATCAACCGCTTGTTGGACGATGGCAGAATCGCTTTACCTCAAGGAACCTATGTCCTCGACTGTCTCGGCAAGTACAACATACACCGCTTCATGAATCTGCTAAGTAGCCTCGGCGTGGTTCATGCGGTGCTGCACGATGACGACAACAGTGCGAACGAGCACCAGGAACTCAATCAGCTGGTGGCGGATTCGAAGAACGCGGACTTTACGCATTCGGTCATCACGATACCGAAGGATCTCGAAGATTACCTCGGTGTGGCGCCGCCGGGCTCCAGCCACAGAAAGCCCCAGCATCTGCTGTATTGCTACGCCACCAATCAAATTGACAATGCAAAGCTGGGTGGATTCTGCGAGCTGGTGCAATCCTGCTTCGCAATGAAGGAAGACAAACCATGA
- a CDS encoding oligosaccharide flippase family protein, whose product MNPLKKLAGQTAIYGLSTIIGRLLNYFLVPLYTYQFADPGEFGVITEFYAYTSFLNVVLTYGMETALFNFSAKSADKATVYSTALLSLALSTALYLAAVLWQADTLAGLLRHPDRTDYVHWVAWIIALDALAALPFAKLREQQKAKRFAVLKTTNILVNIAANVFLIGLCKWAYDGGATDSLGWAAQLYDPAIGIGYVFIANLIASGLTLLLLLPELAAAKLRFDVALWRRMLAYALPLLVAGLAGMVNETMDRILLKYLLPPDTAMEQLGIYGACYKIAILMSLFIQAFRYAAEPFFFSYYRQKDARELYALVMNWFVIACSLIFLGVMLNLGWIQYFVGAKYRAGIGVVPILLMANLWLGVFFNFSIWYKLTEQTRFGTYLTVWGAAVTLALNVYWIPRLGYMGAAWATLACYGSMALLSYVLGRRFYPVRYDLKRILGYPLLAVSIWQLTERMPLLPSWAEFTFSNSLLLLIFALVVVLERHRLRGPAPAR is encoded by the coding sequence ATGAATCCGCTCAAGAAGCTGGCCGGCCAGACCGCGATCTATGGCCTCAGTACCATCATCGGCAGGCTGCTCAATTACTTCCTGGTCCCGCTGTATACCTACCAGTTTGCCGATCCGGGCGAATTCGGCGTGATTACCGAGTTCTATGCCTATACGTCGTTTCTGAACGTCGTTCTGACCTATGGCATGGAAACCGCCCTCTTCAATTTTTCCGCGAAATCCGCCGACAAGGCCACAGTGTACAGCACCGCTCTGCTGTCTCTGGCGCTGTCGACGGCGCTGTACCTGGCGGCGGTGTTGTGGCAAGCCGACACCCTCGCCGGCCTGCTTCGACATCCGGACCGCACCGATTACGTGCATTGGGTCGCCTGGATCATCGCTCTGGATGCGCTCGCCGCCCTCCCGTTCGCCAAGCTGAGGGAGCAGCAGAAGGCAAAGCGCTTCGCGGTGCTCAAGACCACGAACATCCTGGTCAACATCGCCGCCAATGTCTTTCTCATCGGTTTGTGCAAATGGGCATACGACGGCGGAGCGACAGATTCGCTGGGCTGGGCGGCGCAGCTCTACGATCCCGCCATCGGCATCGGCTACGTGTTCATCGCCAACCTCATCGCCAGCGGCCTGACCCTCTTGCTGCTTCTACCCGAGCTGGCCGCGGCGAAACTTCGCTTCGATGTCGCGCTTTGGCGACGGATGCTGGCCTATGCCCTGCCGCTGCTGGTCGCCGGCCTTGCGGGCATGGTCAACGAGACCATGGATCGCATTCTGCTGAAGTATCTGTTGCCGCCGGACACCGCCATGGAACAGCTCGGCATCTATGGCGCCTGTTACAAGATCGCCATCCTCATGAGCCTGTTCATCCAGGCGTTCCGCTATGCCGCCGAACCATTTTTCTTCTCTTACTACCGGCAGAAGGATGCGAGGGAACTCTACGCCCTGGTCATGAACTGGTTCGTCATCGCCTGTTCCCTGATCTTCCTGGGGGTGATGCTCAACCTCGGCTGGATCCAGTATTTCGTGGGGGCCAAGTACCGCGCCGGCATCGGCGTCGTCCCCATCCTTCTGATGGCCAACCTTTGGCTGGGCGTCTTCTTCAATTTTTCCATCTGGTACAAACTGACCGAGCAGACGCGCTTCGGCACCTATCTGACCGTCTGGGGAGCGGCGGTCACGCTGGCGCTCAACGTCTATTGGATACCGCGGCTCGGCTACATGGGCGCCGCCTGGGCGACGCTCGCCTGCTACGGCAGCATGGCCTTGCTGTCCTACGTCCTGGGCAGACGCTTCTATCCGGTCCGCTACGACCTGAAACGAATTCTCGGCTATCCCCTGCTCGCCGTGAGCATCTGGCAACTGACCGAGCGGATGCCCTTGTTGCCGTCCTGGGCCGAATTCACCTTCAGCAACAGCCTTCTGCTACTCATCTTCGCCCTCGTGGTCGTGCTGGAGCGACACCGTCTCCGTGGACCGGCACCCGCCCGCTAG
- a CDS encoding AAA family ATPase — MTLPEWNFGPYRLEPADARLTREEKTLPLRPKAFAVLCHLVERSGRLVGKDELLNAVWPRGYVSDSVVEVCINQLRKALEDDPRSPRYIETVPKRGYRFIAEVAVQCAESDEAPTAVTTHAHTAPPDAERWAGRKGALARLHGLWAETLAGERRILFLTGEAGIGKTTLIEMLLRDLGTEPNPPPVLWGQCIDHFGAGEAFLPLLSALGGYVPYCKAVFRSVAPTWLAQLPGAVAPEERADLQQEVIGANRERMLREGCELLEALSTRTPLVLVLEDLHWSDNATLELLSLLGRRRGRAPLLVIGSYRPGDAALRDHPVKQVQQELESHRLCAELALDTWRFEEVQDYLAKRFPEQAPPEPVARLLHRRSGGHPLFLVNLLDYLLSRGQLQPLPSGWNIGGADTLETQIPDDVRQMIRHQVSRLSPEEQRLLGVASAAGVESSAALLASALDRDVVDVEAVCESLARRGVILANTGITEWPDGTVAGQYAFRHALYADVLYQDLTPACRVSLHLRLAERLESAHGAHTSDIAAELARHFEAGRNSAQAVHYLALAAEQSARRYANREALDYLNRALRWADRLPEAARIDARLKLLQLRSRVNWALTEWAAVLSDLEALVELARDAGRIETEIGALHLLTLATSFCDRRHFQDLLKSSHHRSLEIADSRFQAYASGYLAYFHLDFGGWRDTERADFECALEGVRALNDANLLAHFGAMQSTLLCSQSCYMDALCTADEVVQLSLRQRDSFNYMGGQYYRTWPLLYSGNWRQLVSAIDEGLHTASQNSNLFIDTAYQLVKAALHLQAFDFQGAEVFCMNAANYLGDQYTKYVYQLMYGHTYLGLGRLTEAWRFFHEIEQALDGGALIELRYRLMFYENLGAYWLAEGDSGKARSAAERLLELATPPGNRHFLAIGHRLLALCAQAENDRPDAAARIEQALAFAEDGEVPLAAWQVHAAAAELHERWGDSATAEEHHRQAATVLRGLADGLGDTDEGRILAGTLLSALRPLAPQALPSPS; from the coding sequence ATGACCCTTCCCGAATGGAACTTTGGTCCCTACCGGCTCGAACCGGCCGATGCCCGCCTTACACGTGAAGAAAAAACGTTGCCGCTGCGGCCCAAGGCCTTTGCGGTATTGTGCCATCTGGTCGAGCGTTCGGGTCGGCTGGTCGGCAAGGACGAACTGCTGAATGCGGTCTGGCCCCGCGGCTATGTCAGTGACTCGGTTGTCGAGGTATGCATCAATCAGCTGCGGAAGGCACTGGAAGACGACCCCCGGTCGCCGCGCTACATCGAGACCGTGCCCAAACGGGGTTACCGCTTCATCGCCGAGGTCGCGGTTCAATGTGCCGAATCGGACGAGGCCCCGACAGCGGTAACGACCCATGCCCACACGGCTCCTCCCGACGCCGAGCGCTGGGCGGGCCGGAAGGGAGCGCTGGCCCGGCTCCACGGTCTCTGGGCCGAGACGCTCGCCGGCGAACGGCGGATTCTCTTTCTCACCGGCGAGGCAGGCATCGGCAAGACCACCCTCATCGAGATGCTGCTGCGCGACCTGGGAACGGAACCTAACCCGCCGCCGGTGTTGTGGGGGCAGTGCATCGACCATTTCGGCGCAGGCGAGGCCTTCCTGCCCCTGCTCAGCGCCCTGGGCGGCTATGTGCCCTACTGCAAGGCGGTTTTCCGCAGCGTGGCACCCACATGGCTGGCGCAACTGCCGGGGGCGGTCGCGCCGGAGGAACGCGCCGACTTGCAGCAGGAGGTGATCGGCGCGAACCGGGAACGCATGCTGCGCGAGGGCTGCGAGCTGCTGGAGGCATTGAGTACCCGGACGCCGCTGGTTCTGGTACTCGAAGACCTGCATTGGAGCGACAACGCGACCCTGGAACTCTTGAGCCTCTTGGGGCGAAGACGCGGCCGGGCTCCGCTGCTGGTCATCGGCAGCTACCGGCCGGGCGATGCCGCCCTGCGGGATCACCCGGTGAAACAGGTGCAGCAGGAACTGGAGTCCCACCGCCTGTGCGCCGAACTGGCGCTCGATACCTGGCGTTTCGAGGAGGTGCAGGATTATCTGGCCAAGCGGTTTCCGGAACAGGCTCCCCCGGAACCGGTCGCGCGCCTCCTCCACCGCAGAAGCGGGGGCCATCCCCTGTTCCTGGTGAACCTGCTGGATTACCTCCTTTCCCGAGGACAGCTCCAGCCGTTGCCGAGCGGCTGGAACATCGGCGGCGCCGATACGCTGGAGACGCAGATTCCGGACGACGTTCGCCAGATGATCCGGCACCAGGTATCGCGGCTGTCGCCCGAGGAGCAGCGGTTGCTCGGGGTAGCCAGCGCCGCCGGCGTGGAGAGTTCTGCGGCGCTGCTGGCATCGGCGCTGGATCGTGACGTGGTGGACGTTGAAGCCGTCTGCGAAAGCCTGGCGCGACGCGGGGTGATACTCGCCAACACGGGCATTACGGAATGGCCGGACGGCACGGTCGCCGGACAGTATGCCTTCCGTCACGCGTTGTACGCCGACGTGCTGTATCAGGACCTGACTCCCGCCTGCCGCGTGTCGCTGCATCTGCGTCTGGCCGAGCGGCTGGAATCCGCCCATGGTGCCCACACGAGCGATATCGCCGCCGAACTGGCCCGGCATTTCGAGGCGGGTCGGAATTCCGCCCAGGCGGTCCATTACCTGGCCTTGGCGGCGGAACAATCGGCCCGCCGCTATGCCAACCGTGAGGCGCTGGATTACCTGAACCGTGCCCTTCGCTGGGCGGATCGCCTGCCCGAAGCTGCACGCATCGATGCCCGCCTGAAGCTGCTCCAACTGCGCTCCCGCGTCAACTGGGCGCTTACCGAATGGGCCGCCGTTCTCTCAGACCTCGAAGCGCTCGTTGAACTTGCCCGCGACGCCGGGCGGATTGAAACGGAAATCGGCGCCTTACACCTTTTGACCCTGGCGACTTCCTTTTGCGACCGCAGGCATTTTCAGGACTTGCTGAAATCTTCGCACCATCGCAGCCTGGAGATTGCGGACTCGAGATTCCAGGCTTACGCGTCGGGTTATCTGGCTTATTTTCATCTGGATTTCGGCGGATGGAGAGACACCGAGCGGGCCGATTTCGAATGCGCACTCGAAGGCGTGCGAGCGCTGAACGACGCAAACCTCCTTGCACATTTCGGAGCGATGCAATCCACCCTGTTATGTTCGCAGTCTTGCTATATGGACGCTCTCTGCACAGCCGATGAAGTCGTGCAGCTCAGTCTACGACAGAGAGACAGCTTCAATTACATGGGGGGACAGTATTACCGCACCTGGCCACTGCTATATTCCGGAAACTGGCGGCAGTTGGTTTCGGCTATCGACGAAGGCCTGCATACCGCCAGCCAGAACTCCAACCTCTTCATTGACACAGCGTATCAGCTGGTTAAGGCGGCACTGCATTTGCAGGCATTTGATTTTCAAGGCGCCGAAGTCTTCTGTATGAATGCGGCCAACTATCTGGGCGACCAATACACCAAGTACGTTTACCAACTCATGTACGGGCATACCTACCTGGGCCTCGGCCGTCTTACCGAAGCCTGGAGGTTCTTTCACGAAATCGAGCAAGCTTTGGACGGTGGCGCCCTGATCGAATTGCGTTACCGGCTGATGTTCTACGAAAACCTTGGCGCCTATTGGCTGGCCGAAGGCGACTCCGGGAAGGCGCGCTCCGCGGCGGAACGGCTCCTGGAGCTCGCCACCCCGCCGGGCAACCGCCACTTCTTGGCAATCGGCCATCGCCTTCTCGCGTTGTGCGCCCAGGCTGAGAACGACCGGCCCGACGCCGCGGCCCGAATCGAGCAAGCACTGGCTTTCGCGGAGGACGGAGAAGTGCCGCTGGCGGCCTGGCAGGTGCATGCCGCGGCGGCCGAATTGCATGAGCGTTGGGGCGATAGCGCCACTGCGGAGGAACATCACCGTCAGGCCGCAACCGTACTCCGCGGACTTGCCGATGGCCTGGGCGACACTGACGAAGGCAGGATTCTGGCCGGAACCTTGTTAAGCGCTCTCCGGCCGCTCGCCCCACAAGCACTGCCATCGCCCTCATAA
- a CDS encoding DUF559 domain-containing protein, whose translation MGGEWRDSTLGEVTDFLSGGTPSKSRADYWNGSIPWVSAKDMKQFRLEDSEDHVTEAGASNGTRLAPAGSVLLLVRGMTLLNDLPICVINKPMTFNQDVKALRLNTHVTDDFLPYLLLGNKDRLLSRVDLAGHGTGRLNSDELKALEIGLPPKPEQRAIAHILGTLDDKIELNRRRNQTLEAMARALFKDWFVDFGPVRARMQLPSPSGRGVGGEGAAPNPRIKLPLPPPLLDNARALRKHATDAETLLWRLLRNQQLAGAKFRRQHSLPPYILDFYCHALKLAVELDGGQHNSAEGQQRDARRSAYLEERGIRVLRFWNNDVLRETEAVLEAIYQAVQERQGVFPSPPAPLPGGEGSPMPFSLAENALDERACLPADLWQLFPDRLDDEGKPEGWSKRPLDEIADFLNGLALQKFPATDPDDRLPVTKIAELRNGVSAKSDRASREVPAKYIIKDGDFLFSWSGSLLAKFWTEGEGALNQHLFKVTSESYPMWFVSHWVHHHLEAFQAIAASKATTMGHIQRGHLEAAMTLCPPDDVLERLGVVMAPLVEQSIHNELESRTLAQLRNTLLPKLISGELRIADAEEFLERIA comes from the coding sequence ATGGGGGGTGAGTGGCGCGATTCCACGCTTGGTGAAGTGACTGATTTCTTGTCGGGCGGCACCCCATCAAAGAGCAGAGCCGACTACTGGAACGGCTCAATCCCTTGGGTATCTGCAAAAGATATGAAGCAGTTCCGGCTCGAAGATTCAGAAGACCACGTTACTGAAGCTGGTGCTTCGAACGGTACGAGACTCGCTCCTGCTGGCTCGGTATTGCTCCTAGTTCGCGGCATGACCCTGCTCAACGACCTGCCAATTTGCGTTATCAATAAGCCCATGACGTTCAATCAAGACGTCAAGGCGCTTCGACTAAACACGCATGTCACTGATGACTTCCTTCCATATCTATTGCTCGGGAACAAAGATAGGCTTCTCTCCCGAGTCGATCTCGCGGGCCACGGCACAGGCCGTCTGAATAGCGACGAACTTAAGGCTCTCGAAATTGGGCTGCCACCCAAGCCCGAACAACGCGCCATCGCCCACATCCTCGGCACGCTGGACGACAAGATCGAACTCAACCGCCGCCGCAACCAGACCCTGGAGGCCATGGCCCGCGCCCTGTTCAAGGACTGGTTCGTCGACTTCGGCCCCGTCCGCGCCAGAATGCAGCTCCCCTCTCCCTCCGGGAGAGGGGTAGGGGGTGAGGGAGCCGCGCCCAACCCCCGCATCAAACTTCCACTCCCGCCCCCCCTGCTGGACAACGCCCGCGCCTTGCGCAAACATGCCACCGATGCGGAAACCCTGCTGTGGCGGCTATTGCGCAACCAGCAACTCGCCGGCGCCAAGTTCCGCCGCCAGCATTCGCTGCCGCCCTACATCCTCGACTTCTACTGCCACGCACTGAAACTGGCCGTCGAGCTGGACGGGGGGCAACACAACAGCGCCGAAGGCCAGCAGCGCGATGCGCGGCGCAGCGCCTATCTCGAAGAACGCGGCATCCGGGTTCTGCGTTTCTGGAACAACGACGTATTGCGCGAGACCGAGGCGGTTTTGGAGGCGATTTATCAGGCCGTGCAGGAGCGGCAGGGCGTGTTTCCCTCACCCCCAGCCCCTCTCCCGGGGGGAGAGGGGAGCCCGATGCCCTTCTCACTTGCGGAGAACGCTCTGGATGAGCGGGCCTGCCTTCCCGCCGACCTCTGGCAACTCTTCCCCGACCGCCTCGACGACGAAGGCAAGCCGGAGGGGTGGAGTAAACGGCCGCTCGATGAGATCGCAGACTTTCTCAATGGCCTTGCTCTGCAAAAGTTCCCGGCGACCGATCCTGACGACAGGCTCCCGGTGACCAAGATCGCCGAGCTTCGCAACGGCGTTAGCGCCAAGAGCGATCGCGCATCGCGTGAGGTGCCGGCCAAGTACATCATCAAGGACGGCGATTTCCTTTTCTCGTGGTCGGGCAGCTTGCTGGCGAAATTCTGGACCGAGGGTGAAGGAGCGCTCAACCAGCACCTGTTCAAAGTCACTTCCGAGAGCTACCCCATGTGGTTTGTCAGCCATTGGGTGCATCACCACCTCGAAGCGTTTCAAGCCATCGCAGCCTCAAAGGCCACGACCATGGGCCATATCCAGCGTGGTCATCTCGAGGCGGCGATGACGCTTTGCCCACCAGACGATGTATTGGAGAGACTTGGCGTCGTGATGGCGCCCCTTGTCGAGCAATCGATTCACAACGAACTCGAATCCCGCACCCTCGCCCAACTCCGCAACACCCTGCTGCCCAAACTGATCTCCGGCGAACTGCGCATTGCCGATGCCGAAGAATTCCTAGAGCGCATCGCATGA